The proteins below come from a single Leptotrichia sp. oral taxon 223 genomic window:
- the dapD gene encoding 2,3,4,5-tetrahydropyridine-2,6-dicarboxylate N-acetyltransferase: MTELEKSKAIIQYIADAKKTTPVELYTDEEIKNSYSCKVIGKEGLKAVFGDWEEIEKIINENNLSNYYLKNDRRNSGVPMLDIKNINARIEPGVFIRDKVSIGDRAVVMMGAVINIGAEIGEGTMIDMNVVLGGRAKVGRNCHIGAGAVLAGVIEPPSSDPVVIEDDVVVGANAVVLEGVRVGKGSVVAAGAIVTENVPEGVVVAGTPARIIKGVDAKTASKTELVDALRNI, from the coding sequence ATGACAGAATTGGAAAAATCAAAGGCGATTATTCAATACATTGCTGATGCCAAAAAGACGACGCCTGTGGAGCTTTACACAGATGAAGAAATAAAAAATTCTTATTCTTGTAAAGTAATCGGAAAAGAAGGGTTAAAGGCAGTTTTTGGAGATTGGGAAGAAATTGAGAAAATTATTAATGAGAATAATTTGTCAAATTATTATTTGAAAAATGACAGAAGAAATTCCGGCGTGCCTATGCTTGATATTAAAAATATTAATGCCAGAATTGAACCAGGAGTTTTTATACGTGATAAGGTAAGCATCGGGGACAGAGCTGTCGTTATGATGGGGGCAGTTATAAATATTGGTGCTGAAATTGGCGAAGGAACAATGATTGATATGAACGTTGTGCTTGGCGGACGTGCAAAAGTCGGAAGAAATTGCCATATTGGAGCAGGAGCGGTGCTTGCAGGAGTTATTGAGCCGCCTTCATCGGATCCGGTGGTTATTGAAGATGATGTCGTTGTTGGAGCAAATGCAGTTGTGCTGGAAGGCGTGAGAGTAGGAAAAGGTTCAGTTGTTGCGGCTGGGGCTATTGTTACGGAAAATGTGCCGGAAGGTGTAGTTGTGGCTGGAACACCTGCTAGAATCATAAAAGGTGTGGATGCGAAGACTGCTTCAAAGACAGAATTGGTTGATGCCTTGAGAAATATTTAG
- a CDS encoding lipopolysaccharide assembly protein LapB, producing MKKLLLIGAILVTGAISFADAKSDYENAVKLAGQKKVTEAVKVLEGVAKSNDAGYAQKANLELGAYYLQNNNITKAKPYLQAAWGNGQSTSAEAVEAARLLYLVGIQQKNKAEAEKYILWTDEKSGGKNADIVSSLIIFYFDNNEQSKGTARYNKAVQSANKDFVAEVNYNIGQYYLTKNNISQAKSYLQKAYTGATDRVNGAGILLAEIAINEKKPAEAEKYLLDMNTAAKGKNGQILGMLGTYYLQQNNPKKAEEYLSKTVAAEPKNISAKILLLGIYEVQNNTAKVNSIYSQIKSAIPKGANKQIGTYFGSVGAAALSEKYLQKAITEDKDNSAKVILGQVYAGQGKKAEAVKILQEAVNNKVNGASEILKQVQAMK from the coding sequence ATGAAGAAATTATTACTAATAGGAGCAATTTTAGTAACGGGAGCAATTTCATTCGCTGATGCAAAATCAGATTACGAAAATGCAGTAAAATTAGCAGGGCAAAAGAAAGTTACAGAAGCTGTAAAAGTGCTGGAAGGTGTTGCAAAAAGCAATGATGCAGGATATGCGCAAAAAGCAAACTTAGAATTAGGAGCATATTATTTACAAAATAATAATATAACTAAGGCAAAACCTTATTTACAAGCAGCGTGGGGAAATGGACAATCTACAAGTGCTGAAGCTGTAGAAGCCGCTAGATTATTGTACTTAGTAGGAATTCAACAAAAAAATAAAGCAGAGGCTGAAAAATACATTCTTTGGACAGATGAAAAATCAGGCGGAAAAAATGCAGACATCGTATCAAGTCTAATTATTTTCTACTTTGATAACAATGAACAATCAAAAGGAACTGCAAGATACAATAAGGCAGTGCAATCTGCAAATAAAGATTTCGTAGCAGAAGTAAATTACAACATTGGGCAATACTACTTAACAAAAAATAATATATCCCAAGCTAAGTCATATTTACAAAAAGCATACACTGGAGCAACTGACCGTGTAAATGGAGCAGGAATTTTATTAGCAGAAATCGCTATAAATGAAAAAAAACCAGCAGAAGCTGAAAAATATTTACTAGACATGAATACAGCCGCAAAAGGTAAAAATGGACAAATCTTAGGAATGCTGGGAACTTATTACTTGCAGCAAAATAACCCTAAAAAAGCAGAAGAATATTTATCAAAAACAGTGGCTGCAGAGCCTAAAAATATAAGTGCAAAGATTTTATTGCTAGGAATTTATGAAGTACAAAACAACACTGCAAAGGTAAACTCAATTTATAGCCAAATAAAATCAGCTATACCAAAAGGTGCCAATAAGCAAATTGGAACTTACTTTGGAAGCGTAGGGGCAGCGGCATTATCTGAAAAATATCTGCAAAAAGCAATAACTGAAGATAAAGATAACAGTGCAAAAGTTATTTTAGGACAAGTTTATGCAGGACAAGGTAAAAAAGCTGAAGCAGTTAAAATTTTACAGGAAGCTGTAAATAACAAAGTAAACGGAGCATCAGAAATCTTGAAACAAGTTCAGGCAATGAAATAA